In the genome of Planctomycetota bacterium, one region contains:
- a CDS encoding pilus assembly protein TadG-related protein: MERMQLEGRSVEPAVRRCDPRRGGMSLIYATLALFVLMGMAVLAIDVGSVQLERSKMQSAVDAATLYGVTGLDINSAEVRKRVRDSLADNPMFRDADGNGVALKVSNANIEFGIWDAHTRSFTPTGNPANATALRVTADVNADGNTGMKSYFARFFGETKFEATLSATATRGKAVPLEVHAVASPYMAGMPKGTKIPFTFYEGKKGRKWDMEDYDFDGDGEDDLYDQNEDPAKWEKAIKAKKDASGNLKKKQYLTPSHSTIERCAAYRVDIPVKPGQVLYFRDVNGVTGDYNSGGQKYGLDGNEGRPNIIQSDVNGYAGMRGPLNALTGVFLTDDQPDKTGYVPGLDFSSRSARNYDELRPENKQIFHIGDGLNNDADRLQRIVVPDGATRLYLGMQDEYGFWWDNFGSIKTNVFVGKPVLVD; the protein is encoded by the coding sequence ATGGAACGGATGCAACTTGAAGGGCGGTCGGTCGAGCCGGCGGTGAGGCGGTGCGATCCCCGACGCGGTGGGATGTCGCTGATCTATGCGACGTTGGCGTTGTTCGTGCTCATGGGCATGGCGGTGCTGGCGATCGACGTCGGCAGCGTGCAGCTGGAGCGTTCGAAGATGCAATCGGCGGTCGATGCTGCAACGCTCTACGGCGTGACCGGGCTGGACATCAACAGCGCCGAGGTTCGCAAACGTGTTCGAGATTCGTTGGCCGACAACCCGATGTTCCGTGACGCCGACGGCAATGGCGTGGCGTTGAAAGTGTCGAACGCGAACATCGAGTTCGGCATTTGGGACGCCCACACCCGTTCGTTCACGCCGACCGGTAACCCGGCCAATGCGACGGCCCTGCGGGTGACGGCCGACGTCAACGCCGATGGCAACACCGGGATGAAGTCCTACTTTGCCCGCTTCTTCGGCGAAACCAAGTTCGAAGCCACGCTCAGCGCCACCGCGACTCGCGGCAAGGCCGTCCCGCTCGAGGTACACGCCGTCGCCAGTCCCTACATGGCTGGCATGCCCAAGGGCACGAAGATTCCGTTCACCTTCTACGAGGGGAAAAAGGGGCGGAAGTGGGACATGGAAGATTACGACTTCGACGGTGACGGCGAGGACGATCTCTACGACCAGAACGAAGACCCGGCCAAGTGGGAGAAGGCCATCAAGGCCAAAAAGGACGCCAGCGGCAATTTGAAGAAGAAGCAGTACCTGACGCCGTCGCATTCGACGATCGAGCGTTGTGCCGCGTATCGCGTCGACATCCCGGTCAAGCCGGGCCAAGTGCTCTACTTCCGCGATGTCAACGGCGTGACCGGCGACTACAACTCCGGCGGGCAAAAGTACGGCCTCGATGGCAACGAAGGACGGCCCAACATCATCCAGTCCGACGTCAACGGCTACGCCGGCATGAGAGGGCCGCTCAACGCGCTCACCGGTGTGTTCCTCACCGACGATCAGCCCGACAAGACCGGCTACGTTCCCGGCCTCGACTTCTCCAGCCGGTCGGCCCGCAACTACGACGAGCTACGCCCGGAAAACAAGCAGATCTTCCACATCGGCGACGGGCTCAACAACGACGCCGACCGGCTCCAGCGGATCGTCGTGCCCGACGGCGCGACCCGCCTCTACCTCGGCATGCAGGACGAGTACGGCTTCTGGTGGGACAACTTCGGCTCGATCAAGACCAACGTCTTCGTCGGCAAGCCGGTGTTGGTCGACTGA
- a CDS encoding DUF4190 domain-containing protein, whose translation MPVFSCNVCGAQLSAEDRYAGRKVKCPTCQSIQTVPGAEDLAPVSAKPTQETFDTSLGTDAPPVPSNRPDPRAAPTPPKPAASQRLSADTVRAHKGTGRRYGFNCQYCSSRLEANEGMAGSEGHCPTCGNTIIIPILDRYGRLIDPMTGKVVKPPPHPVHAYAAAGERAPKILRQGDGSQVIKCPRCGANNSIQMNNCKSCGMPFTMEGTTLEAAGANNGFCVASLVLGIIGIPAGCTIIVPLLAIVFGIVGIAQSGEGGGKGMAIAGIICGGIGCLIAMSLYLT comes from the coding sequence ATGCCGGTCTTTTCGTGCAATGTCTGTGGCGCACAACTCTCGGCCGAGGATCGCTACGCCGGACGGAAGGTGAAATGTCCGACCTGCCAGTCGATCCAGACCGTGCCGGGGGCCGAGGATCTCGCGCCGGTGTCGGCAAAGCCCACCCAGGAGACGTTCGACACCTCGCTGGGCACCGACGCGCCGCCGGTTCCGAGCAACCGGCCCGACCCTCGCGCCGCCCCCACACCGCCCAAGCCTGCCGCGTCGCAACGCCTCTCGGCCGACACCGTCCGCGCCCACAAGGGGACCGGTCGGCGCTACGGCTTCAACTGCCAATACTGCTCGTCCCGCCTCGAGGCCAACGAAGGCATGGCCGGCTCCGAAGGCCACTGCCCCACCTGCGGCAACACGATCATCATTCCGATCCTCGACCGCTACGGCCGACTCATCGACCCGATGACGGGCAAGGTCGTCAAGCCCCCGCCGCACCCGGTCCACGCCTACGCCGCCGCGGGGGAGCGCGCGCCCAAGATTCTGCGGCAAGGTGACGGGTCGCAAGTGATCAAGTGTCCGCGGTGCGGCGCGAACAACTCGATCCAGATGAACAACTGCAAGAGTTGCGGGATGCCCTTCACGATGGAGGGCACGACGCTCGAAGCGGCCGGCGCGAACAACGGGTTCTGCGTCGCGTCGCTCGTGCTGGGCATCATCGGCATCCCGGCCGGCTGCACGATCATCGTCCCGCTGCTGGCGATCGTCTTCGGCATCGTCGGCATCGCCCAGAGCGGCGAAGGCGGCGGCAAGGGCATGGCCATCGCCGGCATCATCTGCGGCGGCATCGGCTGCCTCATCGCCATGTCGCTGTACCTGACATGA